From the genome of Papaver somniferum cultivar HN1 chromosome 2, ASM357369v1, whole genome shotgun sequence, one region includes:
- the LOC113348649 gene encoding U-box domain-containing protein 8-like, translated as MATPQFPEDFKCPISLEIMTDPVILSSGHTFDRSSIQRWLDSGNRTCPITKQLLPQNPSLIPNHALRSLISNFSFTCSSSQSKSSPQEPDPQTLISNLTCRSSTPSLHSKIYSLDQLNILCKSNPFFRQRLTESGAVSTVLNFVGSEDSRLQESALLLLLNLSLDDDNKVGLVAEGAIGRVISALRFGKPNCKAYAATMLTSLAMVEVNKGTIGAYPFAIETLVSLLREGKGRERKEAATALYVICSFPDNKKRAVECGAIPILIEMVNSGMERAIEVMGLLAKCREGREEMGKIDECVMVLIQVLKEGSSRSIICALAVLNSLCSHSEEISLEVRRKGVLEICLGLAEDDNDKISRNASNLVQTLRRCLSRA; from the coding sequence ATGGCGACTCCACAGTTTCCAGAAGACTTCAAATGTCCAATTTCATTAGAAATAATGACAGACCCAGTAATCCTTTCATCTGGACATACTTTTGATCGATCTTCAATTCAGAGATGGTTAGATTCTGGAAACAGAACTTGTCCAATAACTAAACAACTTCTACCTCAAAATCCATCTCTTATACCTAATCATGCTTTAAGAAGTCTCATTTCTAATTTCTCATTTACCTGTTCATCTTCACAATCAAAATCATCACCTCAAGAACCAGATCCGCAAACCCTTATATCTAATCTCACTTGTCGTTCTTCAACTCCTTCTCTTCACTCCAAAATTTACTCACTTGATCAACTTAATATTCTCTGTAAATCAAACCCTTTTTTCCGCCAAAGACTGACAGAATCCGGTGCTGTTTCAACGGTATTGAATTTTGTAGGTTCTGAAGATTCGAGATTACAAGAGTCAGCTTTACTGTTGTTATTGAATCTTAGTTTAGATGATGATAACAAAGTTGGTTTAGTAGCAGAAGGAGCAATTGGTAGAGTTATATCAGCTTTAAGATTTGGGAAACCAAATTGTAAAGCTTATGCTGCGACTATGTTAACCAGTTTAGCTATGGTGGAAGTAAATAAAGGAACAATTGGTGCTTATCCGTTTGCTATTGAGACCTTAGTTTCTCTTCTTAGAGAAGGAAAAggtagagaaagaaaagaagctgCTACTGCACTGTATGTAATTTGTTCATTCCCTGATAATAAGAAGAGAGCTGTTGAATGTGGGGCAATTCCTATTCTGATTGAAATGGTTAATTCTGGTATGGAAAGAGCAATTGAAGTTATGGGTTTATTGGCAAAATGCAGGGAAGGAAGAGAAGAAATGGGAAAAATTGATGAATGTGTTATGGTGTTAATTCAAGTATTGAAGGAAGGGAGTAGTAGGAGTATAATTTGTGCTTTGGCTGTTTTGAATTCACTTTGTTCTCACAGTGAAGAGATTAGTTTGGAAGTGAGGAGAAAAGGGGTTTTAGAAATTTGTTTGGGGTTGGCTGAAGATGATAATGATAAGATAAGCAGAAATGCTTCCAATTTGGTTCAAACTCTAAGGAGGTGTTTATCTAGAGCTTGA